From Vanrija pseudolonga chromosome 1, complete sequence, a single genomic window includes:
- the OLE1_2 gene encoding Acyl-CoA desaturase has translation MTGTATTSKAAAASPPVAADLAHLPVPTNYVDRTMARMKLLPPITVSNFASNVNWGNTFFLVAPPALAIWGFCTIPLLRQTAIFSVLYYFFTGLGITAGYHRLWSHRSYNASKFVEVLLALAGAGSVQGSIKWWCRGHRAHHRYTDTKLDPYSANEGFFSSHIGWIIFKPRGQIGASDVSDLTRNWIVKYQHKYYGPIALFMAFVVPTLITGLGWGDYLGGFLFAGCARLVFVHHSTFAVNSFAHMFGEHTYDNKHSPRDNFLTSLVTFGEGYHNFHHQFPMDFRNAIRWYQYDPTKWLISAFSTLGLASHLKRFPDNEIQKGKYTMQLEKLQTDNGNIKWPKRDLPVVSWENFQPDAKERSLIAIHGFIHDCSSFIEDHPGGAHLIKKAIGTDATAAFFGGVYDHSNAAHNILGMMRVGILDGGMEVESLKFKKRRDSVAYQSDSEASTCSDDDSLVSESDIQAIVEDIQATVREYENKHPIHQPSAYVPIPYVLPLPASERIAIIKAKPELLPSVASRVSSPVPTRPASPVL, from the coding sequence ATGACTGGCACAGCTACCACgtccaaggcggcggcggcctcgccacCTGTTGCCGCtgacctcgcccacctccccGTCCCCACCAACTATGTCGACCGGACCATGGCGCGCATGAAGCTCCTCCCGCCCATAACCGTGTCCAACTTTGCCTCCAACGTCAACTGGGGCAACACCTTCTTCCTGGTGGCGCcacccgcgctcgccatctGGGGCTTCTGCACCATCCCGCTCCTGCGCCAAACCGCCATCTTCAGCGTCCTGTACTACTTCTTCACGGGGCTCGGCATCACCGCAGGCTACCACCGCCTCTGGTCGCACAGGTCGTACAACGCCTCCAAGTtcgtcgaggtgctgctcgccctcgctgggGCCGGCTCCGTCCAGGGCTCGATCAAGTGGTGgtgccgcggccaccgcgcaCACCACCGCTACACCGACACCAAGCTCGACCCGTACTCTGCCAACGAaggcttcttctcctcccaCATCGGCTGGATCATCTTCAAGCCCCGCGGCCAGATTGGCGCGTCTGACGTGTCCGACCTGACGCGCAACTGGATCGTCAAGTACCAGCACAAGTACTACGGCCCCATTGCCCTCTTCATGGCCTTTGTCGTGCCCACCCTGATCACCGGCCTCGGCTGGGGAGACTACCTCGGCGGCTTCCTCTTCgctggctgcgcgcgcctcgtGTTCGTCCACCACTCGACCTTTGCCGTCAACTCCTTTGCGCACATGTTCGGCGAGCACACGTACGACAACAAGCACTCGCCGCGCGACAACTTCCTCACGTCGCTCGTGACCTTTGGCGAGGGCTACCACAACTTCCACCACCAATTCCCCATGGACTTTCGCAACGCCATCAGGTGGTACCAGTATGACCCTACCAAGTGGCTTATCTCGGCTTTCAGCActctcggcctcgcgtcCCACCTCAAGCGCTTCCCCGACAACGAGATCCAGAAGGGCAAGTACACCAtgcagctcgagaagctccAGACCGACAACGGCAACATCAAGTGGCCCAAGCGCGACCTGCCTGTGGTGTCGTGGGAGAACTTCCAGCCCGATGCCAAGGAGCGTTCCCTCATCGCGATCCACGGCTTTATCCACGACTGCTCCTCGTTCATTGAGGACCACCCCGGCGGAGCCCACCTCATCAAGAAGGCCATCGGTACCGATGCGACGGCTGCGTTCTTCGGTGGCGTCTACGACCACTCGAACGCCGCACACAACATCCTCGGCATGATGCGTGTCGGcatcctcgacggcggcatggaGGTCGAGTCGCTCAAGTTCAAGAAGCGTCGCGACTCGGTCGCATACCAGTCTGACTCGGAGGCCTCGACTTgctcggacgacgactccCTCGTCTCCGAGTCTGACATCCAGGCCATTGTCGAGGACATCCAGGCCACTGTCCGCGAGTACGAGAACAAGCACCCGATCCACCAGCCTTCGGCTTACGTTCCTATCCCCTACGTCCTGCCTCTCCCCGCTTCGGAGCGCATTGCCATTatcaaggccaagcccgagCTCCTTCCCAGTGTTGCCTCCCGCGTGTCGTCTCCCGTGCCGACTCGCCCCGCCTCTCCTGTCCTCTAG
- the MAL11_3 gene encoding General alpha-glucoside permease gives MLSTGPDNMASYTPSDEKTHFDHVEVTKSPGSGPTVDTIDLDHLADASDYTHAVRKATEREHALSFREAARAYPWAFFWSIAISFTIIMDGYDTYLLSQFYAYPSFAKKYGEFNPAQNDYNVPANTMVMLANLNMFGSCIGLFGMSLVTERFGHRKVIMMGLAMLVATNFLTFFAPNIKWLTAGVCLSGIPQGLFGILGSAYASEVAPLALRGFLTSFVNICWVIGQFVAGGLLAGLVNIPSEWSFRIPFGLQWVWCVPVFFLTLWAPDSPWWCVRKGNMAGAERSVKKLSPKSTHSETRELLAMYQHTTAMEMADRVGTTVLDCFKGVDRRRTEIACMVLAAQPLSGELFAYGSTYFFRQAGLSADNTYKLNFGSTAVAFVGTVFSWILAIWFGRRTLIIAGFVLMGLELLIIGILHYFNSAQSVVWTQAALTVLWLGTYSATLGPQSFGLAAEVSATKLRAPTIALARLWYTICCIIGVSFQPYLINATALNLKGRTGFVWFGFCVLTLIWCIFRLPETKGLTYAELDILFERRTPAWKFKSTKVDVIEETTRDAGSDSA, from the exons ATGCTCTCCACCGGCCCCGACAATATGGCATCCTACACGCCCTCCGACGAGAAGACCCACTTCGACCATGTCGAGGTGACCAAGTCCCCCGGCTCCGGCCCGACAGTCGACAcgatcgacctcgaccacctgGCCGACGCGTCAGACTACACCCATGCGGTGCGCAAGGCgaccgagcgcgagcacgccctcAGCTtccgcgaggccgcgcgcgcgtaccCCTGGGCCTTCTTCTGGTCCATCGCCATCAGCTTCACCATCATCATGGACGGGTACGACACGTACCTCCTCTCCCAGTTCTACGCGTACCCGTCCTTTGCGAAGAAGTATGGCGAGTTCAACCCAGCCCAGAACGACTACAACGTGCCTGCCAACACCATGGTCATGCTCGCCAACCTCAACATGTTTGGCAGCTGTATCGGCCTCTTCGGCATGAGTCTGGTCACCGAGCGCTTCGGCCACCGCAAGGTCATCATGATGGGTCTCGCCATGCTTGTCGCCACCAACTTCCTCACCTTCTT CGCGCCAAACATCAAGTGGCTGACGGCCGGTGTCTGCCTCTCGGGTATCCCCCAAGGCCTGTTCGGCATCCTCGGCTCGGCATACGCTTCTGAagtcgccccgctcgccctccgcggCTTCCTGACCTCGTTCGTCAATATCTGCTGGGTTATTGGACAGTTCGTGGCCGGAGGCCTCCTCGCGGGATTGGTCAACATCCCCAGCGAGTGGTCGTTCCGCATCCCGTTCGGCCTCCaatgggtgtggtgtgtcCCCGTCTTCTTCCTCACCCTCTGGGCCCCCGACTCCCCGTGGTGGTGCGTCCGCAAGGGCAACATGGCCGGCGCTGAGCGCTCGGTCAAGAAGCTCTCGCCCAAGTCGACCCACTCCGAGAcccgcgagctgctcgccatgTACCAGCACACTACGGCCATGGAGATGGCTGACCGCGTCGGCACGACCGTTCTCGACTGCTTCAAGGgcgtcgaccgccgccgtaccGAGATTGCCTGCATGGTCCTTGCTGCTCAGCCCCTCTCTGGTGAACTCTTCGCTTACGGCTCGACCTACTTCTTCCGCCAGGC TGGTCTCAGTGCGGACAACACCTACAAGCTCAACTTTGGCTCCACCGCCGTGGCGTTCGTCGGAACCGTCTTCTCGTGGATCCTTGCAATCTGGTTTGGTCGCCGCACCCTCATCATTGCTGGGTTTGTCCTCATGGGTCTCGAGctcctcatcatcggcaTCTTGCACTACTTCAACTCGGCTCAAAGCGTCGTCTGGACCCAGGCTGCTCTCACCGTCCTCTGGCTGGGCACCTACTCGGCGACCCTCGGACCTCAGTCCTTCGGtctggccgccgaggtgtcTGCCACCAAGCTGCGTGCCCCCAccatcgccctcgcgcgtCTGTGGTACACCATCTGCTGCATTATCGGGGTGTCCTTCCAGCCCTACCTCATCAACGCGACCGCTCTCAACCTGAAGGGCCGCACTGGCTTTGTCTGGTTCGGCTTCTGCGTCCTCACCCTCATCTGGTGCATCTTCCGCCTCCCCGAAACGAAGGGACTCACctacgccgagctggacatTCTGTTCGAGCGCCGCACCCCAGCTTGGAAGTTCAAGTCGACCAAGGTCGATGTCATTGAGGAAACCACTCGCGACGCAGGCTCGGACAGCGCGTAG
- the MAL11_3 gene encoding Maltose permease MAL61, translating into MTITTDAEHNLGFEEKEPIEHIDLSDSPDSVNNIEIDRIEDAVDLAEASYIANERDHKMDFWEACKVHRGALFWSLAMSFTIVMDGYVSSLMRGFYGYPSFTKKYGVWAPSVKLYSIEAKWQILINQVGFGGNLFGTLIMGFVTERLGHRLVVQIGLVMLIGINFMFFFATSIKMLAIAQAIQGIPTGMFGTMGSVYAAEVAPLPLRGFLTSFIQMCWVIGGMFGAGVLAKMVDYTSEWSYRIPMAITWAWPIPIFIIAFLAPDAPAWLIRKRKFDKAEKSLKRLSPKFTPEQVRQRLASIIHNDKLEKSMHTNTTVWDCFKGTNLRRTEIACMTLTTQVLSGETFTAGGGGFFLIMGGMPPSVAYKIGLGATGVSFVFTIVSWLLNGRFGRRALILSGWFMCIPTLLFIGVADYFRRPGYMAPLWGQAALALLWDAIYCCTIGTQSFGLVAEVPASRVRAQTISVARFFYQGVLFGAASVGPVFINPTALDLRGKTGFVWFGTSCLGLIWCYFRMPETKDISYTELDLLFEHRVPARKFKTTKVDVAEEIQGITAKEATPSFRFPIRTDRRRSPPRSATGQTPSASAHRHDSLFSIFLPREQPLLLDVDSTYKRLSRC; encoded by the exons ATGACTATCACCACGGACGCGGAGCACAACCTCGGTttcgaggagaaggagcccATCGAGCACATCGACCTGTCCgactcgcccgactcggtcAACAACATCGAGATCGACCGGATCGAAgatgccgtcgacctcgccgaggcatCGTACATCGCCAACGAGCGCGACCACAAGATGGACTTCTGGGAGGCGTGCAAGGTgcaccgcggcgcgctgttCTGGAGCCTCGCCATGTCCTTCACTATCGTGATGGACGGGTACGTCTCGTCCCTCATGCGCGGGTTCTACGGCTACCCGTCCTTCACGAAGAAGTACGGCGTCTGGGCGCCGTCCGTCAAGCTCTACTCGATTGAAGCCAAGTGGCAGATTCTCATCAACCAAGTCGGCTTTGGTGGCAACCTCTTCGGCACCCTCATAATGGGCTTTGTCACCGAGCGTCTGGGCCACCGTCTTGTCGTGCAGATCGGTCTCGTCATGCTCATCGGCATCAACTTCATGTTCTTCTTCGCCACCAGCATCAAGATGCTCGCTATCGCCCAAGCGATCCAGGGCATCCCGACCGGCATGTTCGGCACCATGGGCTCGGTGTAcgctgccgaggtcgcgcctctgccgctgcgcggctTCCTGACCAGCTTTATCCAGATGTGCTGGGTCATTGGCGGCATgttcggcgctggcgtcctTGCCAAG ATGGTCGATTACACTTCCGAATGGTCGTACCGCATCCCCATGGCCATCACCTGGGCGTGGCCGATCCCCATCTTCATCATCGCCTTCCTGGcccccgacgcgccggcgtggcTCATCCGCAAGCGCAAGTTTGACAAGGCGGAAAAGTCCCTCAAGCGCCTCTCGCCCAAGTTTACGCCGGAGCAGGtccgccagcgcctcgcgaGCATCATCCACAACGACAAGCTCGAAAAGTCGATGCACACCAACACGACCGTGTGGGACTGCTTCAAGGGCACCAACCTCCGCCGCACCGAGATCGCTTGCATGACCCTCACGACACAGGTGCTCTCCGGCGAGACCTTCAcggccggtggcggcgggttCTTCCTCATCATGGGCGGCATGCCCCCCTCGGTCGCGTACAAGATTGGTCTTGGAGCCACTGGCGTCTCGTTCGTCTTCACCATCGTCTCGTGGCTCCTCAATGGACGGTTTGGTCGCCGCGCCCTCATCCTCTCCGGCTGGTTCATGTGCATCCCGACTCTGCTGTTCATCGGCGTGGCCGACTACTTCCGCCGCCCGGGCTACATGGCCCCGCTGTGGGGCCaggctgcgctcgcgctgctctgGGACGCCATCTACTGCTGCACCATTGGCACCCAGTCgttcggcctcgtcgccgaggtcccCGCCAGTCGTGTCCGCGCACAGACAATCTCGGTGGCGCGCTTCTTCTACCAGGGGGTTCTGTTCGGTGCTGCGTCGGTCGGGCCCGTCTTCATCAACCccaccgccctcgacctccgcgGAAAGACGGGCTTTGTCTGGTTTGGCACGTCGTGTCTCGGCCTCATCTGGTGCTACTTCCGCATGCCCGAGACCAAGGACATCTCGtacaccgagctcgacctgctcttTGAGCACCGCGTCCCGGCTCGCAAGTTCAAGACTACCAAGGtggacgtcgccgaggagatcCAGGG AATCACTGCGAAGGAAGCCACGCCGTCCTTCCGCTTCCCAATCCGAACAGACCGCCGTCGTAGTCctccgaggtcggcgacgggccaGACACCT TCGGCATCGGCACATCGGCACGACTCGCTCTTCTCTATCTTCCTGCCCCGCGAGCAACCtctgctcctcgacgtcgactcgACATATAAGCGCCTGTCGAGGTGCTGA